Proteins found in one Triticum aestivum cultivar Chinese Spring chromosome 4D, IWGSC CS RefSeq v2.1, whole genome shotgun sequence genomic segment:
- the LOC123098048 gene encoding protein SPA, chloroplastic, with product MAMTTTSSRLTTTQYSFLSSTPCSPTTMAALPRRRRAGARYPRIQAIEFDQNTVVAITVGVVSVAAGIGIPIFYENQIDNSAKRDNNQPCFPCSGSGAQVCRFCTGAGTVTVVIGNGESEVSKCVNCDGIGSLTCTTCQGSGIQPRYLDRREFKDDDD from the exons atggccatgaccaccacctcctcCCGACTCACCACCACCCAGtactccttcctctcctccacgcCATGCTCGCCCACCACCATGGCTGCGCTCCCGCGGCGGCGGAGAGCCGGCGCGCGGTACCCACGTATCCAGGCCATCGAGTTCGACCAGAACACG GTTGTGGCCATAACTGTCGGCGTCGTCAGCGTCGCCGCCGGGATAGGCATCCCGATTTTCTACGAGAATCAAATTGACAATTCC GCAAAGAGAGACAACAACCAGCCGTGCTTCCCCTGCAGCGGCTCCGGCGCGC AGGTATGCAGGTTTTGCACCGGAGCAGGGACTGTTACTGTAGTAATTGGTAATGGTGAATCTGAAGTATCAAAGTGTGTCAACTGCGATGGCATTGGCTcattgacatgcaccacatgccaAGGTAGTGGCATTCAGCCACGCTATCTTGATCGCAG GGAGTTCAAGGATGATGATGACTGA